The following proteins come from a genomic window of Ovis canadensis isolate MfBH-ARS-UI-01 breed Bighorn chromosome 22, ARS-UI_OviCan_v2, whole genome shotgun sequence:
- the ZRANB1 gene encoding ubiquitin thioesterase ZRANB1 isoform X1, producing MSERGIKWACEYCTYENWPSAIKCTMCRAQRPSGTIITEDPFKSGSSDVGRDWDPSSTEGGSSPLICPDSSARPRVKSSYSMENANKWSCHMCTYLNWPRAIRCTQCLSQRRTRSPTESPQSSGSGSRPVAFSVDPCEEYNDRNKLNTRTQHWTCSICTYENWAKAKKCVVCDHPRPNNIEAIEFAETEEASSIINEQDRARWRGSCSSGNSQRRSPPTAKRDSEVKMDFQRIELAGAVGSKEELEVDFKKLKQIKNRMKKTDWLFLNACVGVVEGDLAAIEAYKSSGGDIARQLTADEVRLLNRPSAFDVGYTLVHLAIRFQRQDMLAILLTEVSQQAAKCIPAMVCPELTEQIRREIAASLHQRKGDFACYFLTDLVTFTLPADIEDLPPTVQEKLFDEVLDRDVQKELEEESPIINWSLELATRLDSRLYALWNRTAGDCLLDSVLQATWGIYDKDSVLRKALHDSLHDCSHWFYTRWKDWESWYSQSFGLHFSLREEQWQEDWAFILSLASQPGASLEQTHIFVLAHILRRPIIVYGVKYYKSFRGETLGYTRFQGVYLPLLWEQSFCWKSPIALGYTRGHFSALVAMENDGYGNRGAGANLNTDDDVTITFLPLVDSERKLLHVHFLSAQELGNEEQQEKLLREWLDCCVTEGGVLVAMQKSSRRRNHPLVTQMVEKWLDRYRQIRPCTSLSDGEEDEDDEDE from the exons ATGTCAGAACGTGGAATTAAGTGGGCTTGTGAATACTGTACGTATGAAAACTGGCCGTCTGCAATCAAGTGTACTATGTGTCGTGCCCAGAGACCTAGTGGAACAATTATTACAGAAGATCCATTTAAAAGTGGTTCAAGTGATGTTGGTAGAGATTGGGATCCTTCCAGCACCGAAGGAGGAAGTAGTCCTTTGATCTGTCCAGACTCTAGTGCAAGACCAAGGGTTAAATCTTCATATAGCATGGAAAATGCCAATAAATGGTCATGCCACATGTGCACGTATTTGAACTGGCCAAGAGCAATCAGATGCACTCAGTGCTTATCCCAGCGTAGGACCAGGAGTCCCACAGAATCTCCTCAATCCTCAGGATCTGGCTCAAGACCAGTTGCTTTTTCTGTTGATCCTTGTGAGGAATACAATGATAGAAATAAACTGAACACAAGGACCCAGCATTGGACTTGTTCTATTTGCACATATGAAAACTGGGCCAAGGCTAAAAAATGTGTTGTTTGCGATCATCCCAGACCTAATAATATTGAAGCAATTGAGTTCGCAGAGACTGAAGAGGCTTCTTCAATAATTAATGAGCAAGACAGAGCTCGATGGAGAGGGAGCTGTAGCAGTGGCAACAGCCAGAGAAGATCGCCGCCGACTGCGAAACGGGACTCGGAGGTGAAAATGGACTTCCAGAGGATTGAGCTGGCTGGTGCTGTTGGCAGCAAGGAGGAACTTGAAGTGGACTTCAAAAAactaaagcaaattaaaaataggatGAAAAAGACTGACTGGCTGTTCCTCAATGCTTGTGTGG GTGTTGTAGAAGGTGATTTAGCTGCTATTGAAGCTTACAAATCGTCGGGAGGGGACATTGCCCGCCAGCTCACTGCAGATGAAGTCCGCTTGCTGAATCGCCCTTCTGCTTTCGATGTTGGCTATACTCTGGTACATCTGGCTATACGTTTTCAGAGGCAGGATATGCTAGCAATATTGCTTACAGAG GTGTCTCAACAAGCTGCAAAGTGTATTCCTGCAATGGTGTGTCCTGAACTGACAGAGCAGATCCGTCGTGAGATCGCTGCCTCTCTTCACCAGAGAAAGGGGGACTTTGCTTGCTATTTCCTAACTGACCTTGTAACATTTACATTGCCAGCAG ATATTGAAGACTTGCCTCCAACAGtccaagaaaaattatttgatgaGGTGCTCGATAGAGATGTTCAAAAAG AGTTAGAAGAAGAATCTCCAATTATAAACTGGTCTTTGGAATTGGCTACACGTTTGGACAGTCGACTGTATGCACTTTGGAACCGGACTGCAGGAGACTGCTTACTTGATTCAGTACTACAAGCTACCTGGGGCATTTACGACAAGGACTCGGTGCTTCGGAAAGCCCTGCATGACAGCCTGCATGACTGTTCACATTG GTTTTATACACGTTGGAAAGATTGGGAGTCCTGGTATTCTCAGAGCTTTGGTTTACATTTTTCCTTGAGAGAAGAACAGTGGCAAGAAGACTGGGCATTTATACTGTCTCTTGCTAGTCAG CCTGGAGCAAGTTTGGAGCAGACTCACATTTTTGTGCTTGCACATATTCTTAGACGACCAATTATAGTTTATGgagtaaaatattataaaagtttTCGGGGAGAAACTTTAGGATATACTCGGTTTCAAG gTGTGTATTTGCCTTTGTTGTGGGAACAGAGTTTTTGTTGGAAAAGTCCGATTGCTCTGGGCTATACAAGGGGCCACTTCTCTGCTTTGGTTGCCATGGAAAATGATGGCTATGGTAACCGAGGTGCTGGTGCTAACCTGAACACCGATGACGACGTCACCATCACGTTTCTGCCTCTGGTTGACAGTGAGAGGAAGCTACTCCACGTGCACTTCCTTTCTGCTCAGGAG CTAGGTAATGAGGAACAGCAAGAAAAACTGCTCAGGGAGTGGCTGGACTGCTGCGTGACTGAGGGGGGCGTTCTCGTGGCCATGCAGAAGAGCTCTCGGCGGCGAAATCACCCCCTGGTCACGCAAATGGTAGAAAAATGGCTTGACCGCTACCGACAGATCCGGCCTTGTACATCCCTATCTGATGGAGAGGAAGACGAAGATGATgaagatgaatga
- the ZRANB1 gene encoding ubiquitin thioesterase ZRANB1 isoform X2, whose product MSERGIKWACEYCTYENWPSAIKCTMCRAQRPSGTIITEDPFKSGSSDVGRDWDPSSTEGGSSPLICPDSSARPRVKSSYSMENANKWSCHMCTYLNWPRAIRCTQCLSQRRTRSPTESPQSSGSGSRPVAFSVDPCEEYNDRNKLNTRTQHWTCSICTYENWAKAKKCVVCDHPRPNNIEAIEFAETEEASSIINEQDRARWRGSCSSGNSQRRSPPTAKRDSEVKMDFQRIELAGAVGSKEELEVDFKKLKQIKNRMKKTDWLFLNACVGVVEGDLAAIEAYKSSGGDIARQLTADEVRLLNRPSAFDVGYTLVHLAIRFQRQDMLAILLTEVSQQAAKCIPAMVCPELTEQIRREIAASLHQRKGDFACYFLTDLVTFTLPADIEDLPPTVQEKLFDEVLDRDVQKELEEESPIINWSLELATRLDSRLYALWNRTAGDCLLDSVLQATWGIYDKDSVLRKALHDSLHDCSHWFYTRWKDWESWYSQSFGLHFSLREEQWQEDWAFILSLASQPGASLEQTHIFVLAHILRRPIIVYGVKYYKSFRGETLGYTRFQGVYLPLLWEQSFCWKSPIALGYTRGHFSALVAMENDGYGNRGAGANLNTDDDVTITFLPLVDSERKLLHVHFLSAQEVMRNSKKNCSGSGWTAA is encoded by the exons ATGTCAGAACGTGGAATTAAGTGGGCTTGTGAATACTGTACGTATGAAAACTGGCCGTCTGCAATCAAGTGTACTATGTGTCGTGCCCAGAGACCTAGTGGAACAATTATTACAGAAGATCCATTTAAAAGTGGTTCAAGTGATGTTGGTAGAGATTGGGATCCTTCCAGCACCGAAGGAGGAAGTAGTCCTTTGATCTGTCCAGACTCTAGTGCAAGACCAAGGGTTAAATCTTCATATAGCATGGAAAATGCCAATAAATGGTCATGCCACATGTGCACGTATTTGAACTGGCCAAGAGCAATCAGATGCACTCAGTGCTTATCCCAGCGTAGGACCAGGAGTCCCACAGAATCTCCTCAATCCTCAGGATCTGGCTCAAGACCAGTTGCTTTTTCTGTTGATCCTTGTGAGGAATACAATGATAGAAATAAACTGAACACAAGGACCCAGCATTGGACTTGTTCTATTTGCACATATGAAAACTGGGCCAAGGCTAAAAAATGTGTTGTTTGCGATCATCCCAGACCTAATAATATTGAAGCAATTGAGTTCGCAGAGACTGAAGAGGCTTCTTCAATAATTAATGAGCAAGACAGAGCTCGATGGAGAGGGAGCTGTAGCAGTGGCAACAGCCAGAGAAGATCGCCGCCGACTGCGAAACGGGACTCGGAGGTGAAAATGGACTTCCAGAGGATTGAGCTGGCTGGTGCTGTTGGCAGCAAGGAGGAACTTGAAGTGGACTTCAAAAAactaaagcaaattaaaaataggatGAAAAAGACTGACTGGCTGTTCCTCAATGCTTGTGTGG GTGTTGTAGAAGGTGATTTAGCTGCTATTGAAGCTTACAAATCGTCGGGAGGGGACATTGCCCGCCAGCTCACTGCAGATGAAGTCCGCTTGCTGAATCGCCCTTCTGCTTTCGATGTTGGCTATACTCTGGTACATCTGGCTATACGTTTTCAGAGGCAGGATATGCTAGCAATATTGCTTACAGAG GTGTCTCAACAAGCTGCAAAGTGTATTCCTGCAATGGTGTGTCCTGAACTGACAGAGCAGATCCGTCGTGAGATCGCTGCCTCTCTTCACCAGAGAAAGGGGGACTTTGCTTGCTATTTCCTAACTGACCTTGTAACATTTACATTGCCAGCAG ATATTGAAGACTTGCCTCCAACAGtccaagaaaaattatttgatgaGGTGCTCGATAGAGATGTTCAAAAAG AGTTAGAAGAAGAATCTCCAATTATAAACTGGTCTTTGGAATTGGCTACACGTTTGGACAGTCGACTGTATGCACTTTGGAACCGGACTGCAGGAGACTGCTTACTTGATTCAGTACTACAAGCTACCTGGGGCATTTACGACAAGGACTCGGTGCTTCGGAAAGCCCTGCATGACAGCCTGCATGACTGTTCACATTG GTTTTATACACGTTGGAAAGATTGGGAGTCCTGGTATTCTCAGAGCTTTGGTTTACATTTTTCCTTGAGAGAAGAACAGTGGCAAGAAGACTGGGCATTTATACTGTCTCTTGCTAGTCAG CCTGGAGCAAGTTTGGAGCAGACTCACATTTTTGTGCTTGCACATATTCTTAGACGACCAATTATAGTTTATGgagtaaaatattataaaagtttTCGGGGAGAAACTTTAGGATATACTCGGTTTCAAG gTGTGTATTTGCCTTTGTTGTGGGAACAGAGTTTTTGTTGGAAAAGTCCGATTGCTCTGGGCTATACAAGGGGCCACTTCTCTGCTTTGGTTGCCATGGAAAATGATGGCTATGGTAACCGAGGTGCTGGTGCTAACCTGAACACCGATGACGACGTCACCATCACGTTTCTGCCTCTGGTTGACAGTGAGAGGAAGCTACTCCACGTGCACTTCCTTTCTGCTCAGGAG GTAATGAGGAACAGCAAGAAAAACTGCTCAGGGAGTGGCTGGACTGCTGCGTGA
- the ZRANB1 gene encoding ubiquitin thioesterase ZRANB1 isoform X3 — translation MLAILLTEVSQQAAKCIPAMVCPELTEQIRREIAASLHQRKGDFACYFLTDLVTFTLPADIEDLPPTVQEKLFDEVLDRDVQKELEEESPIINWSLELATRLDSRLYALWNRTAGDCLLDSVLQATWGIYDKDSVLRKALHDSLHDCSHWFYTRWKDWESWYSQSFGLHFSLREEQWQEDWAFILSLASQPGASLEQTHIFVLAHILRRPIIVYGVKYYKSFRGETLGYTRFQGVYLPLLWEQSFCWKSPIALGYTRGHFSALVAMENDGYGNRGAGANLNTDDDVTITFLPLVDSERKLLHVHFLSAQELGNEEQQEKLLREWLDCCVTEGGVLVAMQKSSRRRNHPLVTQMVEKWLDRYRQIRPCTSLSDGEEDEDDEDE, via the exons ATGCTAGCAATATTGCTTACAGAG GTGTCTCAACAAGCTGCAAAGTGTATTCCTGCAATGGTGTGTCCTGAACTGACAGAGCAGATCCGTCGTGAGATCGCTGCCTCTCTTCACCAGAGAAAGGGGGACTTTGCTTGCTATTTCCTAACTGACCTTGTAACATTTACATTGCCAGCAG ATATTGAAGACTTGCCTCCAACAGtccaagaaaaattatttgatgaGGTGCTCGATAGAGATGTTCAAAAAG AGTTAGAAGAAGAATCTCCAATTATAAACTGGTCTTTGGAATTGGCTACACGTTTGGACAGTCGACTGTATGCACTTTGGAACCGGACTGCAGGAGACTGCTTACTTGATTCAGTACTACAAGCTACCTGGGGCATTTACGACAAGGACTCGGTGCTTCGGAAAGCCCTGCATGACAGCCTGCATGACTGTTCACATTG GTTTTATACACGTTGGAAAGATTGGGAGTCCTGGTATTCTCAGAGCTTTGGTTTACATTTTTCCTTGAGAGAAGAACAGTGGCAAGAAGACTGGGCATTTATACTGTCTCTTGCTAGTCAG CCTGGAGCAAGTTTGGAGCAGACTCACATTTTTGTGCTTGCACATATTCTTAGACGACCAATTATAGTTTATGgagtaaaatattataaaagtttTCGGGGAGAAACTTTAGGATATACTCGGTTTCAAG gTGTGTATTTGCCTTTGTTGTGGGAACAGAGTTTTTGTTGGAAAAGTCCGATTGCTCTGGGCTATACAAGGGGCCACTTCTCTGCTTTGGTTGCCATGGAAAATGATGGCTATGGTAACCGAGGTGCTGGTGCTAACCTGAACACCGATGACGACGTCACCATCACGTTTCTGCCTCTGGTTGACAGTGAGAGGAAGCTACTCCACGTGCACTTCCTTTCTGCTCAGGAG CTAGGTAATGAGGAACAGCAAGAAAAACTGCTCAGGGAGTGGCTGGACTGCTGCGTGACTGAGGGGGGCGTTCTCGTGGCCATGCAGAAGAGCTCTCGGCGGCGAAATCACCCCCTGGTCACGCAAATGGTAGAAAAATGGCTTGACCGCTACCGACAGATCCGGCCTTGTACATCCCTATCTGATGGAGAGGAAGACGAAGATGATgaagatgaatga